The genome window ACTTGCACACAAATACATGTCCGACAATTGATTTCCCTGTGTGTGCCATTCCCTAACCAGGAGGAAGGTGCTCATCCAGTGCACATTACTTTCAATATCTAATCATCTTCTGATATATATTTCCATCCTCCTTTCAGAATCCAGGATCAAGTAATCAAGTGGTGCACAGTCACAGTCACCAAAACTTTCGTCATTGTTCAATGAAAGGTAAGTCAGTGCCAAAATATCCATAGGACCAGCATCAAACAGCATGCCTTCTCCATACAGAACCATACCAGACCCTCACATCAGACACCAGCAATCTGGTAGGCCATTTGACTAACACACCGCAATGTTTGTGTGCTGAATCTGGTGTCATGTGGTCCTGTGCTCGCCTAGAAAGTTTCCAATAACCTTTGTTTGTATGTTAACTGTGTCCTCATCCATGTTTTAGAATTTATAATAAAGCGGATTTGACAAAAAATTTGCGACTTTTACTGTGTTATTTCACAAACGAAAACTACCTGTTACTACTGACTACCTATCAACCCTCCACTCCAGTGTTTCGAATAACATTCACCTATTCGCTATTGTTTTCATCAGTGCTATATTCATCCACGTTTTGCCACAAAATAAAGCAGGTAAGTGATCAGCTGGACCTCCTATTACACAGAAATactcaacaaatgaacaataaTGTGACTCATAGCATATTAGATGCACCAAACAACTGCAAAACGATACATTTGTGTAAGAAGCATGCCATCCGACAATTGGAAGTGCATACCATCCGACATTTGGAAGTGCATATTTTTCGTCCTACCCAAAGACATCAGGTGCTTATTTCTTCCCTCTTTCTTAGCCTATGCTTGCCTAGAACACCTCCCTCAATGCAACCAACGATGACTCAGATTGCCTGCCTGCCTCTGTCCAACTTCTGTAACAAAAAGTGTCCGACAATAGATTTTTCATCCCTCCACTTGCACACAAATACATGTCCGACAATTGATTTCCCTGTGTGTGCCATTCCCTTACCAGGAGGAAGGTGCTCATCCAGTGCACATTACTTTCAATATCTAATCATCTTCTGATATATATTTCCATCCTCCTTTCAGAATCCAGGATCAAGTGATCAAGTGGTGCACAGTCACAGTCACCAAAACTTTCGTCATTGTTCAATGAAAGGTAAGTCAGTGCCAAAATATCCATAGGACCAGCATCAAACAGCATGCCTTCTCCATACAGAACCATACTAGACCCTCACATCAGATACCAGCAATCTGGTAGGCCAATGCCTCCACGTTGGACATTACTTCATCAATGCGGAAATCTCATCAGGTTATGAAGTTAAATACAGATAGTATATTTCACATTACTGACATACATCATGTTCAAACTTAAGTGTGCTCTCTGACACTTATTTTCACTCATTCTTTCAGATCTGTCTGTTCCACAACTACCACAAACAGCAGGCATTACTTTAAACCAGAATCCAAGACCAACAGTCAAAGGTAAGCCACAGTCGCATCATGCTCACCATACATGAGGCAACTTCCTCTGACACCAATAACAGCTTATGCAAAACAATACAGCATATGTAATCACTTTTCAATATCACCCACTATCTCAGCCAGTTACCGGTACTTTTTTACCTGCGATATACCATTACCTTCTTCTACATAAATGACATAGAGTATGTCTCAATTACTCATCATCCTTCCCTTTTTTCCAGAAATGCCTAACGTTCCTGTACCTCCTCACTGCCAGGCCACAGACATCCTGAAGGACCTTAACAACCTCAAAGATGACATGAAAGTCAAGGACTCCTGCCTTCAGGTACATATTTTGGATGGTCATGCACCTTCAGCTGCTGACATTGCAACCCTGAGGAAGGAGGCGAACGTCTCCTTCGAAAGAATCATTACCAAAGCAGAGACCTTGCAAAAAGAACTGTGCTTTAGGTTCAAAGCTGCTAAGAAATTCAGTTCATCCACCACTCCCACCAAAGCTACCAGCAGCAGCACACCAACAAAGCCACGCTTCACAACAAAGAACTCCTTCCAGACACCGCCAAAGTCACCGTTCCCATCCACCATGGCCTCACCTACTGCATCAACCAGTGCTTGCACCCTTAAAAATTCAAAGAGACCGCCAACCTCATGTAACTCGACAGCCAGCACACCAACTAAAGTCCCCAAGACAGACTACTTCGAAGATGCTGATGACGACCTTGATGAAATATTCAGCCAGCCTCAACCATCTCTGGAGGCCCCATACAAAACGAGCCCAAAgtcaccatcttcatcatcaacaactGCTGATGTCAAGGATACCAGCAACATCAACAAGCCACCATCCACACCTAACAACCCTATGAAGGACAAAGAAACAGTCCCCTCCACTACCGCACCCTCTACCCCTGATGAAGATAACCAATTCACAATGGAGGAGGCACTGACCATCATCGATAAGGACTAATATATCTCGAAGTCAAAATACTCAACACTCCTCACAATGAACTCATTTTCCTTCAACTAAAATCATTCTCCATGACAATCATTATTCATCTTGCCCTTACTGCTGATAACTTGCTGCAATAATTATTACTGCTGATGAACACCAATAGTAACACTTCCTACTTCTACACTGCTGTAATTAGAGTCACTGCTTAAAACGTCCTGCCCACCTTCACTTTACAAGTTACTGCACCGGTATTATCACCTCAGGGACACCTCCAACAACATAGAATTATATACATGCCACAATTGACGCTTTTATTACAATGTAAAACACATGTCAGTCATATTAGATTGAATAAACAGAGATTTTATCGAAGTAACACTTATTACTTTTTTCCATTCTCCAGGCTTGATACACACTAATTCCCTCCCCATACACTATGGCCAGGTCCAAAAGGCGCCTCCTGTCACGTTCAACACAAAATACCTACAATACTCGACGTCGACGACAGCAACAAACAGAGGAAGTCACCAACAAACGCCTAGAAGAACAACGTCAACGCCAACATCACCTACGTCATTCACAAACAGCCTGGCAGAATACCCACCCACCATCACAGGCAGCAGCTGCAGCAACAACAGATGATACACCATCGACCACTCAACAGAACAACACCGTCAGAAGCACACCCACAACACCTGAGGATGCGATACCTTCAACACATGAAACCAACAATCCAGACACTACGTTTACAGTCAATACAACACCTCAACAGCACCAACTACACTGTGATCGTGCTATTGCAGCTAAGAAAAAACTAGGGACAATAACTAATGCAGACTGATTTCGTGAAAACCAGATTCCAAAACCGTTATGTACGCATAAGCTTCCTGGATTATACGAAAGTAACAATGTATGTCAACACTGTGGTGCTCTTCGTTGGCCAAATGAACGACCAGGTTTTTGTTGTGAAAAAGGCAAGGTTTCCCTACCCCAAGTGCCTGCTCCACCGCCTGCAATTGCTGACCTGTACTCAAACAATGCATACCTACAGCACATCCGTTCCTACAACAATGCTTTAGCACTAGCTTCTATCGGTTGTACAGAAGAAACTTTGCCAGGCTTTTGTCCAACATTTAAAATACATGGTAAAATATACCATCGTATCGGCTCCTTGCTTCCAAATGATGAGGAACACCCAAAATTCGCACAAATATACTTTCATGACACCGACCAGGAAACCACCAACCGCTTGCGATACAATCCGCATCTCAATCAGCAGCTACTCACCCAACTGCAAGAAGCTCTACATATTTGCAATCGTTACGTTCAGTCCCTCAAAGCAGCAGTGGATCTTTACCAACAACATGAGGATTATCAGCTCATCCTAAATGCTGACAAAAGACCCACAGATGAACATGCTCGCACATATAACCTGCCAACAGCTACTGAGGTTGCTGTCCTCATGCCCGGTGAACAGCATGGCCACCTTGACATCGTGCTCCAAACAAAAGAAGGTCGCCTGCAACGCATCAACCCCCGCCACCGTAGCTATGACCCATTGCACTACGTTTTACTTTTCCCACATGGTACAGATGGATACACAGACAATTTCACCCATGCAACAGGTAATAAATCCACCTCCCCTACAGAGTACTATCGATATCGCCTCCAAGTACGACACCAACAAGACAACTACATAATGAAGTCGAAACGCCTCACACAGCAGTACGTAACTGAAGCTTTCGTCAAAGCAGAAACAGAACGATTCCGATGGGTCAGAAACCACCAACAAGACATTCGAGCTGACAAATACAAGGGCCTACTTGATGCTGTAACAGATGATGACGAAATGAACGCCGGTACCAAAGTTATCCTCCCCCCAACTATCTATGGCAGTCCACGCTGGTACGCTGAGGCATTCCAGGATGCAATGGCCATTGTTAGGAAACATGGACGACCGCACTATTTCATCACATTCACCTGTAATCCTAATTGGCCCGAGATCAAGTCATCCCTATTCCCTAATGAACAGGCCAAAGACAGACCAGACATCACCGCCAGAGTCTTCCACATCAAAATGAAGGCACTCTTGGAAGATCTCACCAAGAACCAAGTCCTTGGGGAACTTCTCGCCTACACTGCCATGAAGGAAGACCAAAAACGAGGCTTACCACAAGTACACATCTTACTCATCATGCCCGAGGCAGACCGTCCACGACAACCAAGCGACATCGACAACGTCATCTCAGCCGAAATTCCTGATCAAAACATCAACCCGCAACTGCATAAGATTGTCACAAGACATATGCTCCATGGACCCTGTGGCAACATCAATCGTAATAGCCCCTGCATGGACAGTACCAAAGCAGTACCAACTTGCTCAAAAAACTACCCCAAGGACCTACACAAAGACACACTCTTCGCTGATGCCCTTTATCCGCAATACAGAAGAAGATCCCAAGATGATGGCGGCAACACACACCACATGAAAGTGCACGGCCAGGAATTCACCGCAGACAACAGATGGGTGGTGCCGTACAATCCGTACCTCACCTTGAAGTACAACTCCCATTTGAATGTCGAAGCAGTCATCAGTGTCAGCTGCGTTAAGTACCTGTACAAGTACACCTGCAAGGGTTCCGACCGAGTGATGATGGCAATCAACGGTACAAACGAACGCGATGAAATTGAACGTTTCGTCAATGCACGTTACGTCAGTGCATCTGAAGCATACTGGAGGCTCTATGACTTCAGTATCCTCAACAAGTACCCACCAGTCGCCAAACTCCCAGTACACCTACAGGATGAACAAACAGTCCTCTTCACTCCAGACAATGCACGTGAACTTGCCGCACAACCACCACCTGAGACGAAGTTAACCAAATTCTTCGAATTGAATCGAACAGACCCAGACGCTCGCCACATTCACTACCCAGACATCTACCACCACTACAGATGGAGTAACAACAAATGGATGAAACGAAAAAGAACAGTCACCAAATTCACACAAACAGATGACAACAAATCAGACATGATTGGCCGCATTCCAGTTATCAATCTCAACCCACACCAATCACAACTCTACTACCTCCGACTACTTCTCTACCACAAACCCGGCCCAACCAGCTTTCAGGACTTGCGAACCGTCCATAGTCAAACATGTCCAACCTACAAAGACGCCTGCCTCCAACTGGGTATACTTGACACAGATGAAGAAATAGACAGAGTCCTTGAAGAAGCAGCATCAATTCAGTTTGGTACTACACTCAGACACACATTTGCAACAATCCTCATATGGATACAACCAACACAAGCGCTAGACCTTTGGGAACGACATAAAGATGCCCTGACACAGGACCTCCTCCGCAAGCACAACACCAACGAACTCACCAGACGCATCAGCAACGAGGCTCTCTTTGACATTCAAGAACACCTTGAACACAACGGTTACGATCTAACAGATTTTCACTTGCCTAAACCTGATCCGATTGATGCAGATAGCACACAACAATTACCACAAGAGCTCAGAGATGAACTGCGCTATGACATCCAGGAATTAACAGACGTTGTCAACCAAAACCAGCCACGCCTAAACCAAGATCAACAACTGATTTACACAGCCGTCCTTGATTCGGTATTCAACGACGCCGGCCAAATGATTGCAATCGATGCACCAGGAGGAACAGGAAAAACCTTCCTGCTCACTACCCTTCTAGCCAAAGTTCGCTCATCAGGATATATAGCATTGGCGACAGCAACCAGTGGCATAGCAGCTACCCTACTACCCAACGGTCGAACCCTACACTCGCGATGTAAAGTCCCAGTCCAAACACTAGATGACAGTTCCGTTTGCAACATTTCAAAACGTAGTGCCACAGCAGAACTTTTCCGACAGTGCAAACTACTGGTCATTGATGAAGTCACCATGGGCCACAGAAGAGTCTATGAAGCTGTCAACAGAACTCTCCAAGATATACGCAACAGTGACAAACCTTTCGGTGGCATCACAGTAGTCCTCTCAGGAGACTGGAGACAGATCCTACCCATCGTTCGTCGTGGCAGCCGTGCAGATATTGTCAATGCCTGTCTCAAATCATCACCACTATGGACCCACGCACAAGTAATGCAAATGAACGCTAACATGCGTGTCCAACTTGCCAACAACACAGATACACAGACAAACTTCGCCCAGCAACTACTTCATATTGGGGAAGGACGCACAACCCAATACCCAGAAATCGGCACCAATAAAATCCATCTcaacaacaactacatctgTGAAGGTGACAAATTGACAGAACTCTGCAAATTTGTCTTCCAAGACCTCTCCAACAACTTCCAAGACCCATCATGGCTCTGCTCCAGAGCCATATTGTGCCCAACGAACCAAGCTACTGATGACGTGAACTTCCACATGATAAACAACTTCCCAGGAAATGCCATAGAATACAAAAGTGCAGACAAACTCATCGACAACGACAACACCAACCAACGCCAATACCCAGTAGAGTTCCTCAACAGTTTGTGCCCTTCAGGAATGCCTCCACACATcttaaaaatcaaaaagaacTGCCCAATCATGTTACTACGCAACCTCGACCCAGCAAATGGACACTGCAACGGCACGCGCTACATCACCAAATCGCTCCACTCACATGTCATCGAAGCCACAGTCGCCATGGGAGTCCATCAAGGCAAGACCATCTTCATTCCACGCATTCCTATATCCCCATCGGATAACATCTTTCCCTTCAAGATGACACGTCGTCAGTTCCCAATAAGACCATATTTCGCCATGACGGCCAACAAGGCACAAGGACAAACGCTCGCCAAAATCGGCCTCTACCTCACCAAAGACTTCTTCTCACATGGCCAACTTTATGTCGCCATGAGCCGTGTCGGCAACCCCAACAATATCAAGATCTTGCAGTGCCAAACCAAACACCCAGAATACATCACCAACATCGTTTTCAAGGAGGTCCTTTAATCACAGGTAAACACATCTAACCCCAACCCCTCAACTGCTCACCACCAAAATACCTATGCCACGGGTAAAATTTGCTATATTACTGAATTTTTGTTTCAGACTGTTTGCTCTTGTGTGCTGGCTGCATGTTTGGTGTGTGTTTGATGTATGTTCAGTGCTTTAGTAGTCAGGGTACTAGTATGCAATACTAGCATTATTTTTTTTCCCACATCTGGACTCTGTTGTTTGCTGGTGGtctgttgtgtacatgtattgtgctctacatgtataattatttTCTTTAGTTTCAAGAATGGCAGACGGTGGACAGGATATTGATGAGGGCATGCGGCTACGTGGCCGCCAGTTACCGAGGGCTGCTCCGCGCATCACCCCTCGGCGTCGAAGAGATACCCCTGCGCCCGCCCCCCAACCGGTTGGATTTTTCGCGTCTGTGAAGAAGCGGCTGTCAGATCTGTTATCAAATGTATCCTTGCGGTTGGACGAGTCCTCGTTTTTAGGAGATCGTATGGAGGAAACTTCGGTCATGGAACGGCGTCCCATAGTAACATCAACGCCTTTTGTGCCAGCTGGCCAGGGTCGTCGTGACCTCGCTGCTCCTGAACCGCAGGACGATTTACCCGTGTTTTCTGCTGATCGGCCCTCGACTGGATTGCTTTTGCCAGCCGGGATGGGTCAGGTAGATAACACCCCTCAAGCAGCGACGTTGAATGGTAATCCTCAGGAACAGACTTCAGTAATGACTTCATATCCACAGCCACGTCAGGAGGACGCACCGGAACGAGAAGCTATACCAGTACGGGAGGAGCGGTCATGTACATCAGTACCCGAGCGGCAAGACCCCCCATCATTTGAACAGCCtgaacttcatcatcatcatcatcaccagccCATTGCACAGAATCATTATCATAACTGTTTTTTTGGTTCCTCGACCATGACTCCTACAGAAAAACATAGAATGTCAAAGGTGCAGATTTATGATGAGTCAAAGTTGGACTGGGAGGCATACCTTGCGAACTTCAATGCTGTCACGTTGGATTGGACCCCGGATGAAAAGTTGGCGTTACTACGAGTAAAGCTCCAAGGACGTAGTGCTAAAGTATTGGCGAGTTTGGATTTACAGAATGAGAAGGTTGGTTTTGACCAGCTCGTCAAAGCACTGGAAGAACATTTCATTGGTGAAAGATCGGAGTGGGCTGCCAAGCTTCGCGATGTCCGCCGTGACCCGGATGAATCATTGGCCGACCTTGCATTCATTCTACTTAGCGCTACGCGATACTCCTCTTGGCGATAAGTTGTACCAATGGAAAGATCGACCACTGGAGGAGATTTTGAAACACGCAAAATCTTACGAATCACACCTGAAGGCCACCAACCAGTCGGTGATTACACCAACAGTAAATGCGGTGCAACCACCATCAGTGTCAATTTCAGGAGGGAAACAACAAGGGCAATCGATGGCTGGCAGAGGTAGGGGACGTGGTAGAGGACGAGATTCGTACCGGAGTACGCATAATGTCTCACAGGGCCAGGGGGAGAGTCGTTATGGACATCAGGACCGTCGGTTTCCTCCTAACTGTTTTATATGTCGCCAAGAGGGCCATTACTGGAGGCATTGCACCCCGGCGGAGGATCATTTCCGACAGAAGTTTGCAGGATCAGCTGGCGATCCTACCGCCCCCGCTACGACTGCATCTGAAAAGTCTACGGCTACTTTAAACGAGTAGGTCAGGCCTGTGGGGTGAGGCTCGGTCTGGATGCAACTGCTAATATTACTCACCATCCTTCGCAAGCATATATCACATCTTATCTCAATGGCTTGCCGTCATCTTTTCTTTTGGATTCTGGATCCCCTTTCACTTTTCTCTCGTCTCGTGCCTACTACCACATTCCACGCAAGTTCCGTCCTCCTTTGCAGACAGCATCACTTTAAGAGAGAccaggcatggcgccagtctctcttaaagcacagtcaacaggcatttggtctcagtatttgggtaagtacagaatcaagccagctcagagagcaatgattgaacgatgctgtggacaagtccaaggatactgcatcagtcacgaccaacttctcatcagaaagcatcaccaccagcatattcaatgttcagttccaacctgtaccagtccaatgcgcACCTGTCATGGTCaacagtggtcagcttagcgcgatatggaacattcttccgaaactcaagcgagggaagtctgctcattagcatatctcgcgcactgctccttcttgtcaaacatcgtagtgaaatcgtaatggaaaacgtctggctttgcgcctgACAttcagactaataagtgaagaactaataggtaaagaacttctacttgcgcgagactgctgtgataaaattatcattgcaaagactccggtgacgtacacatatattttttacaatcaaaaatgccctcaaaagacgacatggaatgattattttattgatattttctactatataccttccaattatcactttatacaaatagattgGCGCTAGGTCTAGCTTTACCCAATGACGACGTCATTTTTCTAATGGGAAAACCCGTCATCGGCAGTCGGCCAAGCAGAGCCATTGAATATAATTGCTAAGTAAACATTTCCAGTGTCcgtaaatgttttgaaaaaaaatgtatcttATTGCCGCTGAAATAAACTTTTTATTGATGTGACTTATGAGTAACTTCTTTATTCATAAAAACCTGAAAAAGCGAGTTTAAAACAACATACGGCGCCCGTTTGACGCGTCTCGCAAAAAGCTGAAATAATGTTGCGAATGTGACGTTCTTCCACGAAGCGCGCTCAGAGTTGAAGGGTGACCTCTACTAGATTATTAATAGCAAGAAATCCCCGGGTCATACGTCATTAAGATTTTAGAACCAATCAGAGTGGACCACCTGCAAGCAGCCGCGACTTACCCGGTCAATCTTGGTCAAGTGTGGGCTATCCTACGATCGTGTGAACTTTTGGTGACGACTTTTTTCCAAACTTCGTTCCGCGGATACAAATTTAGCACAGTGAGTACTTTTTTGAATATATATAGATCTAAGTTACATGGTtggtttggaaaaagaaaattgttTTGATAGCGCATTCAGCTGGCAAACTTTGGAGTGCCCGGTGACATTCGCGTCAATGCAGAAACTCAACACAGTGACGGGATAATTGGGCCGTTCCATTTTGCAATTGTCGGCTCCCTCTCCGTGACGTCATCCGTAGTTGGTCACGTGATGGTGATTCTCTATTCTGATTGAATGTATCGGTTCAGAGATTATTTTAATGGGGGTTGGAGCttgcaattttgaaatattgattttttaggGGGTTTTCCTCTGTCAAATCATGGCTGGGATTCCCAATTAGATTACAGCTAGCGATGTCCTTTTTGCAACAACTAATGACAGATTTCTGGGTCCAAACCAGATATGTCTTCTTTATTATTCTTAGTGTGTGTCACTTGTTTTAAAGAGCTGCAGAATGAAATTATTGTTGTTTGCTGCCTTGGCATGACATGACACACTAAAGGTCTAGTCCCTTATCAGTTAGTGAGTTACATCTGTTAGTGTTAGCCTGATGGGCCTACTCAGAATTTCTTTAGGTTGGTTTGTCCCAACATTGAGtagtagcctaggcctatcacATATTATGCATAGTATCACATATTATGCATAGTATTCCTTTCTCCACTTGGGTTATGACTAAAGAATCTCAACATGCCTATGGTAATTAGTGGTTAAATCTCTAATGTTTTCTGTTAAGTGCACTCTTAGTCATCATAGGAATAGGCATAGGCATACAAAATTACCTTAGCCAGGAAGTTCATAATAATCATATTGATTCAATGATTGATGGAGGCGGAACAATAAAGAACTACTATAGTAAATTTAGATTGAGGAATTAACAAATCTTGTTTTCCTTCAGGTACTGATGTCAGCATtaaggaagaaaaagaaacagcCTCCCAACTTCCTTGGTTTGTATGCCGAAGCAGCCGGTATAAACTTGGACTCCTTGGAAACTGACGATATTCCCATTGTTCTTGAGCCCAGAAATGGTCTTGTTCTCGAGATTTTTAGGAAAGTTTGTGAACGTAAACGCCGCAATAGACCTTTTCTGAACTGGACTAATTGGTTTCGGACACTTTGCACCATTGATACTGCTGTTtctgatgaaaatattgaaagtgCTTTTGAATCTTTGTTTGAGCATAGGGATAATCTAAGACGCCGACGTTTAGACAATAACAAGAAAATTCTTGATGACTCTGTTTTTGATATTAATTTGTGGCACAAGGCAGGTACTAACACTGATAGACCTGATGTTGTTGATCCTGTTGTTTATTTTCTTGATCTGGATATTACTAATAAGAAAAAGGAACTAAAGCAACTTAGGGAAAAATGTGTTACACAGAGAAGGGAGATGTTAGTGCGGGATGTGAAGTACAGAATTAAAAATGTGAAAGAACGGGAGCAGAGGAAAGACAATACCATCAGTCTTCTTCGGAAAcaattaaaacatttgaaatgtcaaattGCTGGTAAAGATGCAGAGCTCAACCGTCTTCGATCAAACAGGACATTTTGGAAACAAAAGAATCGGAAACAAATTGCTGAGCACAAGTTAAAGGTATCGAAATTGGAAGATGAGATAAAGGACCTGAACCATAGACTGGCCATGGAGTCAGCTGACATTGCTGATAGAGTGCCAGCACTGAAGGAAGATGGTATTTTTACGGATAGTGTTCGACGATGCACGTTGGAACTCGTGTCTCTGGAAGTTGCCACAGATAAAGTAGCCGGAGTGATGAGTAGTGTCAGTAGGCAAATATTTGGTTGCGATATTCCACCAAAGTCATTCCCACAGCGCCAAAGTGTTTTGCGTATCACAGATGAGGGTCAGTACCTGGTTAAGGTTATGTATTCCGAACTTTTATTAGCTTCTGCACACTTCGGACTCCATAAAGATGGTACATCTAGAAAGAAGAATAAGATCCTTGGCAACAACCTCACCATTGAGGGAGAAGGGGTACGACCCTTGGGATTCAGAAGAATTGCCTCTGAAACTGGTCATACCATCACAGAAACTGCCAAGCTCGAACTAATGAAGTCGCAGAATGTGGTAATACCACAATCCACCAGATTGTGCACAAGCTGTCGTATGTTATGTCGGACAGGGCAGCAAATGAGAAACTATCAAACCGCCAGCTTTCTGAATGGAAAGATGACTTGATGACTGACTTTCCTGAGGAAACTGCTACAGTGAAGTCCTTTTTCTGCATGATACATGTTTTACTTGGGTTTCACTCATACGGGGTGAAGCACATTAGCGCAGTTCAGAAGGAGCTAGAAGATGAGGGGGTTAAGTTTGGGAGAGACGGCCATGTACCATACAGAAGAGAGGTTGCTGGACAGCGTACTGTAAAGTTTGTTGCTGATTTGCTAGGTCCTATACCAGATGAGAAGAATGGACAACGCGACAGGTGGATGGCTTACTGTAGACTAAATAATATCAAGTCTCTGCTGGGAAACTACAAGGACAATCGATTCAATTGTCTGTTCGAAACAGCAGCCCAAGTCCTCCTGCATAAGGAAGAACTGATAGACTTCTTTGAGAAAGTTGACAGTGCCAATCTGAAAGTCAAATCGGTTCGACTAGACCTCAATGATGAGAGAGTTGTAACAATCATTCATGTGCTCGCAGCATTGTTTTGGAAGATAACAGGGCCATATTGGGATGCTATGACCAGTGGTCATCTCAACTATCTAGAATTGTACCTTGATATTCAGCCGATGT of Lineus longissimus chromosome 9, tnLinLong1.2, whole genome shotgun sequence contains these proteins:
- the LOC135494057 gene encoding uncharacterized protein LOC135494057, which produces MYVNTVVLFVGQMNDQVFVVKKSLKAAVDLYQQHEDYQLILNADKRPTDEHARTYNLPTATEVAVLMPGEQHGHLDIVLQTKEGRLQRINPRHRSYDPLHYVLLFPHGTDGYTDNFTHATGNKSTSPTEYYRYRLQVRHQQDNYIMKSKRLTQQYVTEAFVKAETERFRWVRNHQQDIRADKYKGLLDAVTDDDEMNAGTKVILPPTIYGSPRWYAEAFQDAMAIVRKHGRPHYFITFTCNPNWPEIKSSLFPNEQAKDRPDITARVFHIKMKALLEDLTKNQVLGELLAYTAMKEDQKRGLPQVHILLIMPEADRPRQPSDIDNVISAEIPDQNINPQLHKIVTRHMLHGPCGNINRNSPCMDSTKAVPTCSKNYPKDLHKDTLFADALYPQYRRRSQDDGGNTHHMKVHGQEFTADNRWVVPYNPYLTLKYNSHLNVEAVISVSCVKYLYKYTCKGSDRVMMAINGTNERDEIERFVNARYVSASEAYWRLYDFSILNKYPPVAKLPVHLQDEQTVLFTPDNARELAAQPPPETKLTKFFELNRTDPDARHIHYPDIYHHYRWSNNKWMKRKRTVTKFTQTDDNKSDMIGRIPVINLNPHQSQLYYLRLLLYHKPGPTSFQDLRTVHSQTCPTYKDACLQLGILDTDEEIDRVLEEAASIQFGTTLRHTFATILIWIQPTQALDLWERHKDALTQDLLRKHNTNELTRRISNEALFDIQEHLEHNGYDLTDFHLPKPDPIDADSTQQLPQELRDELRYDIQELTDVVNQNQPRLNQDQQLIYTAVLDSVFNDAGQMIAIDAPGGTGKTFLLTTLLAKVRSSGYIALATATSGIAATLLPNGRTLHSRCKVPVQTLDDSSVCNISKRSATAELFRQCKLLVIDEVTMGHRRVYEAVNRTLQDIRNSDKPFGGITVVLSGDWRQILPIVRRGSRADIVNACLKSSPLWTHAQVMQMNANMRVQLANNTDTQTNFAQQLLHIGEGRTTQYPEIGTNKIHLNNNYICEGDKLTELCKFVFQDLSNNFQDPSWLCSRAILCPTNQATDDVNFHMINNFPGNAIEYKSADKLIDNDNTNQRQYPVEFLNSLCPSGMPPHILKIKKNCPIMLLRNLDPANGHCNGTRYITKSLHSHVIEATVAMGVHQGKTIFIPRIPISPSDNIFPFKMTRRQFPIRPYFAMTANKAQGQTLAKIGLYLTKDFFSHGQLYVAMSRVGNPNNIKILQCQTKHPEYITNIVFKEVL
- the LOC135493867 gene encoding proteoglycan 4-like, which gives rise to MKDLSVPQLPQTAGITLNQNPRPTVKEMPNVPVPPHCQATDILKDLNNLKDDMKVKDSCLQVHILDGHAPSAADIATLRKEANVSFERIITKAETLQKELCFRFKAAKKFSSSTTPTKATSSSTPTKPRFTTKNSFQTPPKSPFPSTMASPTASTSACTLKNSKRPPTSCNSTASTPTKVPKTDYFEDADDDLDEIFSQPQPSLEAPYKTSPKSPSSSSTTADVKDTSNINKPPSTPNNPMKDKETVPSTTAPSTPDEDNQFTMEEALTIIDKD